From one Rhodamnia argentea isolate NSW1041297 chromosome 1, ASM2092103v1, whole genome shotgun sequence genomic stretch:
- the LOC115750191 gene encoding histone-lysine N-methyltransferase EZA1 isoform X2 has product MVSKASDSGTKPRLNGEQSNEGVGNLVSKINLLRKQIQAERNSSVKEKFEKNGKKVEDHVCQLLSEASKNDGFSNILLSRIENPLGKFSAYVQGSGDKDGIYGHELSSLVGTKLPYTEKLPPYTTWIFLDRNQRMAEDQSVVGRRRIYYDQHGSEALICSDSEEDMTEPEDEKHDFSEAEDRILWMAFEEYGSSEDVQNIVSQFVGGTKLEIQERYKFLKENYEKKQNKNLKNSGDVGTDKGIYLDKTLSAALDSFDNLFCRRCLLFDCRLHGCSQSLIIPGEKQPYSLEHEEDGKPCGDQCYLKDCLQLSKFNTIKASLECSDIDDSNGVKRETLREKEESMGSSSAAELVIADHSTGIAQVHEQAIPSSSKGVDEDPQCHTSVIGLCTEITRKCKDIEKEITPPQDPKLISDDFAGSPVKKQKILLSPHPDVSSKLEFYPVIVDAAKESTFSDSGKLGFSGSPSSDKTEDLIINEEEDVVVIPASVQTSNNTGEQGTMRDEGNVVAEAHKEKQKSNEIAGERMVPICEWKPIEKELYTKGVEIFGKNSCLIARNMLSGLKTCMEVSSYMHDVGPSISNRSGAAPSSCLEDNGNGDMDHATEEMPTKTRLLRRRGRTRKLKYSWKSAGHPSIWKRIADGKNRSCKQFTPCGCQFMCGKQCTCLRNGTCCEKYCGCSKSCKNRFRGCHCAKSQCRSRQCPCFAAGRECDPDVCRNCWVSCGDGSLGEPPRRGEGQCGNMRLLLRQQQRILLAKSDVAGWGAFLKNPVNRNDYLGEYTGELISHREADKRGKIYDRANSSFLFDLNDQFLVQYVLDAFRKGDKLKFANHSSNPNCYAKVMLVAGDHRVGIFAKEHIEASEELFYDYRYGPDQAPAWARRPESSKRDDLLVSQGRAKKHQ; this is encoded by the exons ATGGTGTCCAAGGCGAGCGACTCTGGCACCAAGCCCAGg TTGAATGGGGAGCAGTCGAATGAAGGTGTTGGAAACTTGGTCTCTAAGATAAACCTGCTCAGAAAGCAAATTCAAGCTGAGAGGAATTCTTCGGTTAAA GAGAAGTTTgagaaaaatgggaagaaagTAGAAGATCATGTATGCCAGCTTCTGTCAGAAGCATCAAAAAACGATGGTTTCAGTAATATACTGTTGTCTAGGATTGAGAATCCTCTTGGGAAGTTTAGTGCGTATGTTCAAGGATCAGGTGATAAAGATGGCATTTACGGTCACGAATTGTCATCCCTTGTGGGCACCAAGCTTCCTTATACTGAGAAATTACCTCCTTACACCACATGGATATTCTTGGATAG GAATCAGAGAATGGCTGAAGACCAGTCAGTGGTTGGGAGAAGACGTATTTACTATGACCAACATGGCAGTGAAGCACTCATTTGCAGCGATAGTGAGGAAGATATGACTGAGCCTGAGGACGAGAAGCATGACTTCTCTGAAGCTGAAGATCGCATACTATG GATGGCTTTTGAGGAGTATGGTTCCAGCGAGGATGTACAGAACATTGTGAGCCAGTTTGTTGGGGGCACCAAATTAGAAATCCAG GAGAGATACAAATTTCTTAAAGAGAACTATGAAAAGAAACagaacaaaaatctcaaaaactcTGGAGATGTGGGAACTGATAAGGGAATATATCTGGACAAGACCCTCAGTGCTGCTTTAGATTCTTTCGACAATCTTTTCTGTCGTCGTTGCTTG CTATTTGATTGTCGTCTTCATGGCTGTTCCCAAAGCTTAATTATTCCT GGTGAAAAGCAGCCCTATTCTCTAGAgcatgaagaagatggaaaaCCTTGTGGTGATCAGTGCTACCTGAAG GATTGTTTGCAGTTGAGTAAGTTCAATACTATCAAGGCTTCATTGGAATGTTCTGATATTGATGATTCCAATGGAGTGAAAAGGGAAACCttaagagagaaagaggaaagcATGGGATCCTCTAGTGCTGCAGAGCTGGTTATTGCAGATCACAGCACAGGCATCGCCCAAGTGCATGAGCAAGCAATACCTTCTTCCTCAAAAGGTGTTGATGAAGATCCACAGTGTCATACATCTGTAATTGGGCTGTGCACCGAGATCACCCGAAAGTGCAAGGATATAGAGAAGGAAATTACACCACCGCAAGACCCAAAACTCATTTCTGATGATTTTGCTGGATCCCCTGTTAAGAAACAGAAGATACTGCTATCACCTCATCCCGATGTATCTAGTAAATTGGAGTTTTACCCGGTCATTGTTGACGCTGCAAAGGAGTCCACTTTCAGTGATTCTGGCAAACTCGGATTTTCTGGCAGTCCTTCTAGTGATAAGACAGAGGACCTTATTataaatgaagaggaagatgtCGTGGTGATACCTGCTTCAGTACAGACTTCCAATAATACTGGAGAACAGGGCACTATGAGAGATGAAGGTAATGTTGTTGCAGAAGCAcataaagaaaagcaaaaatctAATGAAATTGCAGGTGAAAGGATGGTGCCCATCTGTGAGTGGAAACCTATTGAGAAAGAATTATATACGAAGGGAGTAGAAATATTTGGTAAAAACAG TTGTCTCATTGCCAGAAACATGCTTTCTGGCTTGAAAACATGCATGGAAGTATCAAGCTACATGCATGACGTTGGGCCTTCTATATCCAATAGATCAGGTGCTGCACCTAGTTCGTGTTTAGAAGACAATGGAAATGGAGATATGGATCATGCTACT GAAGAAATGCCTACAAAAACTCGGTTACTTAGAAGGAGGGGCAGAACACGGAAACTCAAATATTCCTGGAAGTCTGCTGGTCATCCttcaatttggaaaagaatTGCAGATGGTAAAAATCGGTCTTGCAAGCAGTTTACTCCATGTGGCTGCCAGTTTATGTGCGGAAAGCAATGCACGTGTCTACGTAATGGAACTTGCTGTGAAAAGTATTGTGG GTGCTCAAAAAGCTGCAAGAACCGTTTTAGGGGATGTCATTGTGCAAAAAGTCAGTGTAGAAGTAGGCAATGCCCCTGCTTTGCTGCCGGACGTGAATGTGATCCGGATGTTTGCCGGAACTGCTGGGTGAG TTGTGGAGATGGTTCATTGGGTGAGCCCCCCAGGCGTGGTGAAGGCCAATGTGGAAACATGAGGCTCCTGCTGAGGCAGCAGCAAAGA ATCCTCTTGGCAAAATCTGATGTTGCCGGATGGGGTGCCTTCTTGAAG AACCCAGTGAACAGAAATGACTATCTTGGAGAATATACAGGAGAATTGATATCTCATAGAGAGGCAGACAAACGTGGGAAAATCTATGACCGGGCTAACTCGTCATTTCTTTTTGATTTGAATGATCAG TTTTTGGTGCAGTATGTCCTCGATGCTTTCCGCAAAGGAGACAAGCTTAAATTTGCAAATCACTCATCCAACCCTAATTGCTATGCGAAG GTGATGCTAGTGGCAGGAGATCATCGGGTGGGAATTTTTGCGAAGGAGCATATTGAAGCGAGTGAGGAGCTCTTTTATGACTATCGTTATGGGCCAGATCAAGCTCCTGCATGGGCCCGGAGACCTGAGAGTTCGAAGAGAGATGATTTATTGGTCTCTCAAGGTAGAGCAAAGAAGCACCAGTGA
- the LOC115750191 gene encoding histone-lysine N-methyltransferase EZA1 isoform X5, which yields MKLNGEQSNEGVGNLVSKINLLRKQIQAERNSSVKEKFEKNGKKVEDHVCQLLSEASKNDGFSNILLSRIENPLGKFSAYVQGSGDKDGIYGHELSSLVGTKLPYTEKLPPYTTWIFLDRNQRMAEDQSVVGRRRIYYDQHGSEALICSDSEEDMTEPEDEKHDFSEAEDRILWMAFEEYGSSEDVQNIVSQFVGGTKLEIQERYKFLKENYEKKQNKNLKNSGDVGTDKGIYLDKTLSAALDSFDNLFCRRCLLFDCRLHGCSQSLIIPGEKQPYSLEHEEDGKPCGDQCYLKDCLQLSKFNTIKASLECSDIDDSNGVKRETLREKEESMGSSSAAELVIADHSTGIAQVHEQAIPSSSKGVDEDPQCHTSVIGLCTEITRKCKDIEKEITPPQDPKLISDDFAGSPVKKQKILLSPHPDVSSKLEFYPVIVDAAKESTFSDSGKLGFSGSPSSDKTEDLIINEEEDVVVIPASVQTSNNTGEQGTMRDEGNVVAEAHKEKQKSNEIAGERMVPICEWKPIEKELYTKGVEIFGKNSCLIARNMLSGLKTCMEVSSYMHDVGPSISNRSGAAPSSCLEDNGNGDMDHATEEMPTKTRLLRRRGRTRKLKYSWKSAGHPSIWKRIADGKNRSCKQFTPCGCQFMCGKQCTCLRNGTCCEKYCGCSKSCKNRFRGCHCAKSQCRSRQCPCFAAGRECDPDVCRNCWVSCGDGSLGEPPRRGEGQCGNMRLLLRQQQRILLAKSDVAGWGAFLKNPVNRNDYLGEYTGELISHREADKRGKIYDRANSSFLFDLNDQFLVQYVLDAFRKGDKLKFANHSSNPNCYAKVMLVAGDHRVGIFAKEHIEASEELFYDYRYGPDQAPAWARRPESSKRDDLLVSQGRAKKHQ from the exons ATG AAGTTGAATGGGGAGCAGTCGAATGAAGGTGTTGGAAACTTGGTCTCTAAGATAAACCTGCTCAGAAAGCAAATTCAAGCTGAGAGGAATTCTTCGGTTAAA GAGAAGTTTgagaaaaatgggaagaaagTAGAAGATCATGTATGCCAGCTTCTGTCAGAAGCATCAAAAAACGATGGTTTCAGTAATATACTGTTGTCTAGGATTGAGAATCCTCTTGGGAAGTTTAGTGCGTATGTTCAAGGATCAGGTGATAAAGATGGCATTTACGGTCACGAATTGTCATCCCTTGTGGGCACCAAGCTTCCTTATACTGAGAAATTACCTCCTTACACCACATGGATATTCTTGGATAG GAATCAGAGAATGGCTGAAGACCAGTCAGTGGTTGGGAGAAGACGTATTTACTATGACCAACATGGCAGTGAAGCACTCATTTGCAGCGATAGTGAGGAAGATATGACTGAGCCTGAGGACGAGAAGCATGACTTCTCTGAAGCTGAAGATCGCATACTATG GATGGCTTTTGAGGAGTATGGTTCCAGCGAGGATGTACAGAACATTGTGAGCCAGTTTGTTGGGGGCACCAAATTAGAAATCCAG GAGAGATACAAATTTCTTAAAGAGAACTATGAAAAGAAACagaacaaaaatctcaaaaactcTGGAGATGTGGGAACTGATAAGGGAATATATCTGGACAAGACCCTCAGTGCTGCTTTAGATTCTTTCGACAATCTTTTCTGTCGTCGTTGCTTG CTATTTGATTGTCGTCTTCATGGCTGTTCCCAAAGCTTAATTATTCCT GGTGAAAAGCAGCCCTATTCTCTAGAgcatgaagaagatggaaaaCCTTGTGGTGATCAGTGCTACCTGAAG GATTGTTTGCAGTTGAGTAAGTTCAATACTATCAAGGCTTCATTGGAATGTTCTGATATTGATGATTCCAATGGAGTGAAAAGGGAAACCttaagagagaaagaggaaagcATGGGATCCTCTAGTGCTGCAGAGCTGGTTATTGCAGATCACAGCACAGGCATCGCCCAAGTGCATGAGCAAGCAATACCTTCTTCCTCAAAAGGTGTTGATGAAGATCCACAGTGTCATACATCTGTAATTGGGCTGTGCACCGAGATCACCCGAAAGTGCAAGGATATAGAGAAGGAAATTACACCACCGCAAGACCCAAAACTCATTTCTGATGATTTTGCTGGATCCCCTGTTAAGAAACAGAAGATACTGCTATCACCTCATCCCGATGTATCTAGTAAATTGGAGTTTTACCCGGTCATTGTTGACGCTGCAAAGGAGTCCACTTTCAGTGATTCTGGCAAACTCGGATTTTCTGGCAGTCCTTCTAGTGATAAGACAGAGGACCTTATTataaatgaagaggaagatgtCGTGGTGATACCTGCTTCAGTACAGACTTCCAATAATACTGGAGAACAGGGCACTATGAGAGATGAAGGTAATGTTGTTGCAGAAGCAcataaagaaaagcaaaaatctAATGAAATTGCAGGTGAAAGGATGGTGCCCATCTGTGAGTGGAAACCTATTGAGAAAGAATTATATACGAAGGGAGTAGAAATATTTGGTAAAAACAG TTGTCTCATTGCCAGAAACATGCTTTCTGGCTTGAAAACATGCATGGAAGTATCAAGCTACATGCATGACGTTGGGCCTTCTATATCCAATAGATCAGGTGCTGCACCTAGTTCGTGTTTAGAAGACAATGGAAATGGAGATATGGATCATGCTACT GAAGAAATGCCTACAAAAACTCGGTTACTTAGAAGGAGGGGCAGAACACGGAAACTCAAATATTCCTGGAAGTCTGCTGGTCATCCttcaatttggaaaagaatTGCAGATGGTAAAAATCGGTCTTGCAAGCAGTTTACTCCATGTGGCTGCCAGTTTATGTGCGGAAAGCAATGCACGTGTCTACGTAATGGAACTTGCTGTGAAAAGTATTGTGG GTGCTCAAAAAGCTGCAAGAACCGTTTTAGGGGATGTCATTGTGCAAAAAGTCAGTGTAGAAGTAGGCAATGCCCCTGCTTTGCTGCCGGACGTGAATGTGATCCGGATGTTTGCCGGAACTGCTGGGTGAG TTGTGGAGATGGTTCATTGGGTGAGCCCCCCAGGCGTGGTGAAGGCCAATGTGGAAACATGAGGCTCCTGCTGAGGCAGCAGCAAAGA ATCCTCTTGGCAAAATCTGATGTTGCCGGATGGGGTGCCTTCTTGAAG AACCCAGTGAACAGAAATGACTATCTTGGAGAATATACAGGAGAATTGATATCTCATAGAGAGGCAGACAAACGTGGGAAAATCTATGACCGGGCTAACTCGTCATTTCTTTTTGATTTGAATGATCAG TTTTTGGTGCAGTATGTCCTCGATGCTTTCCGCAAAGGAGACAAGCTTAAATTTGCAAATCACTCATCCAACCCTAATTGCTATGCGAAG GTGATGCTAGTGGCAGGAGATCATCGGGTGGGAATTTTTGCGAAGGAGCATATTGAAGCGAGTGAGGAGCTCTTTTATGACTATCGTTATGGGCCAGATCAAGCTCCTGCATGGGCCCGGAGACCTGAGAGTTCGAAGAGAGATGATTTATTGGTCTCTCAAGGTAGAGCAAAGAAGCACCAGTGA